TATCGGGTATTCTTCTTTCAAAAATGAATTTCAATTCTTTTAATCGATATGGGTTTAGTTCATAAAAACCCGCAGGACAGGTATCAAAAAAGATTGATATGAAACGTAGAGTTCAGACTTTATTAAGGTATTCATAAATCCCTGTATTACATTTCTGAGCGGATTTTTTATACCACTTTTTGGATTTAGGTGTAGGTTTTACAATAAAGTCATAGTAAGTAATAGGAAAATTTAATCAAGTCGTTTTAATATTTTGGAGCACTTTAATCTCATCAGTATAAAATGAGCGAATGATTTAAGCAGAAACGAAAAATGCATATTAAGCTGCCTAAGTCGGCTACAAAGCTTTGGTACTTATAAATTTTAATACTTTTCTATCAATCCAATAATGTACTTTTTTTGATCTACTTTCATAAGAGACGAGTTTAGACAGCTACAATAAAGTTTTAGAGAGTTTTAAATGTTTTTCATTGCTTTCTCGATAATTAGAAGTCCTTTCTCTAATTCATCCTTCTTAATATTTAGCGCGGGAAATATCCTGATCCCATTACCCTGTGTCTGAGTGACAAATAAACCTCTTATCAAGCACTCGTTTTTGACATTTGTGGCAACATCTTCACTCTGGAACTCGATCATGATAAGAAGCCCTTTTCCCCTTATGTCAGCAATTAAATTTCCATAGATATTCTTCCATAGGCTCATCCGATCCAGGGCAAGACCGCCCATTTCTTCTACATTTCTAGAAATATTGTTATCCATCAGGTGTTTTATCACTGCGTAGGAGACAGCACAACCGAGAGGGTTGCCACAGTATGTACCTCCATGATCGCCTATTTCAAGCTTCTTTGCGACTGCCTCAGATAAAGCAAAAGCACCGAATGGGAAACCACCTGCAATTCCCTTCGCCATTGTAAGAAAATCTGTTTTCACTCCACAGGAGCCTGTAACAAAAGCTGGTCCTGTTCTAAAAAAGCCTGTTTGGATCTCATCCATGATCAGCAGGCTCCCATTCTTCTTACACAGGGCATCTACCTCTTTCAGATATTCTTTGGATGGTACACGAACTCCACCTTCCCCTTGAATAGGTTCAATGATTACTGCTGCAACATTCTCGTCCAGAGAACGCTTCAGAGCTTCCAAGTTATCATATGGAACGAACCGATAATTGGGCATCAGAGGACTATACCTATCCCTATGCTTGGCCTGACCTGTTGCCGATGTTGTACTGATAGTACGTCCATGAAAGCTTTGATATGTAGAAATGATATCAGGTCGGCCTGTTACCTTCCGAGCTAATTTGATGGCAGCATCGTTTGCTTCAGCTCCACTGTTTGTGAAGAATACTCTCGTAAGATTTGGAGGCAAAATTCCTTCCAGTAAGGATAGTAGACGAGCACGTGCAGGAGAATACGTAAGTCCTGAATTGGGATTTTGGATTATTTTTCTTCCTTGATCAAGCAGGGCATCGGTAATGACAGGGTTTGCATGACCAATACATGTTACACCCCAACCTGATGTGAAATCAATATATATTTTCCCTTCTTCATCCCATACATAAATTCCTTCTCCTTTTTCAATGGAGATTTTCTGCTTCACGAAGAAAGGCGGAAGACACTTGTCTTCTATTTCGAATGTTGTCTTGCTTGACGTTATTAATCACTTCCTCTATCGCTACCGAAAGAAATTTGAGGATAGTGCCTAAGCGTTGCTATCTCAACTCATCGTTCGGTATCGATGCATTCAATTGAAACTATTCTACTTTATCAATCTGTTGATACAGGAAAATAGTATCTTACCAGACTTATAGAAGAGTTTCAATCTCATTTTCGTGGATATTGTTCTCTAATATAACTAAGGAGATACAAAAAGTATGGAATATTGCTTGGGCAAATGGTTATAGAGATTTTCTCAGTATCGAAGTTTTGGATAATCATCGAACTTGTAAGTATCGGTACTACAGAAAGAAGATCAAGAAGAACATCACAGAAAGAGATTTGCAGAATATCCCGGCGGGCTGAAAATCCCTTCAGCGGGTATCCGCCGGTAATTCCTCAAAAAGTGAACAAAGTAAATATTCAGGAATAACAAAGTGAAAGGAAAATTTGCAAGACCGGGTACAGAGAGGTGTTCTGTAACCTGGCGTTTTTTTGCATTTATCCTTCGAGTACAATCTCGATGTTTATGTCTTTGGGGACCTGGATTCTCATGAGCTGGCGGAGTGCTCTTTCATCGGCTGCTATGTCGATGAGCCTCTTGTGTACGCGCATTTCCCAGTGGTCCCAGGTTGCAGTCCCATCACCGCTTGGACTCTTCCTTGTAGGGACGACAAGCTTCTTTGTGGGCAGCGGAACAGGCCCTGAAATGTTAACTCCTGTCCTTTCCGCAATTGACTTTACCTGGTTGCAGACTCCGTCCAGATCCTTGGGACTGATGCCTGACAATCTTATTCTAGCTTTTTGCATAACCTTTTTTCTCCTTAAAAAATGAAAAAAGGAGAGTGTTATTTCTGCTTAACACTCATGCACATGCCTGCGGCAATTGTCATACCCATGTCACGGATAGCAAATCTGCCGAGCTGTGGAATTTCTTTTACGGGCTCGATGACCATCGGCTTTGTCGGTTTGATGGTAACGATTGCTGCGTCTCCGGCCTTAAGGAAAGTCGGGTTTTCTTCCTTAACCTGCCCGGTCTTCGGGTCCAGCTTCCTGTTAAGAGCGATCAGCTGGCATGCGATCTGGGAGGTGTGAGCGTGGAAAACAGGTGTGTATCCTGCAGTGATTGCGGAGGGGTGCTGAAGGACAACGATCTGTCCTACGAATTCGTCAGCAACCTTTGGCGGGTTGTCAACATGACCACAAACGTCTCCTCTGCGGACATCGTTCTTGCCGATACCACGAACGTTCCAGCCGATGTTGTCTCCAGGGGCTGCCTGTGGAATTTCTTCATGGTGCATTTCAATGGACTTAACTTCACCGCCGGCTCCGCCTGGCATGAAGACTACCTTGTCACCCTTCTTCATTACACCGGTTTCGACTCTGCCTACAGGGACAGTACCGATACCGGAGATGGTGTATGCATCTTCGACAGGGATCCTGAGTGGGAGAGTGGATGGTTTTTCAGGCTCTTTGAGGTTGTTGAGAGTGTCCATCATGGTGGGACCCTTGTACCAGGGAGTTTTATCGCTGTGTTTTACGATGTTGTCACCGTAGAATGCAGAGGTCGGAACGAAGGGAATTTCACTTGGCTTGAACCCGATCATTTTAAGGATGCCGGATACCTGCTCAACGACTTCCTTGTACCTGGCTTCGCTGTAGTCTACTGCGTCCATCTTGTTAACTGCAACAATAAGCTGGTTGATGCCGAGGGTCCTGGAAAGGAAGATGTGTTCCTTAGTCTGGGCCATGACACCATCAGGAGCTGCAACGACGAGAACTGCAGCGTCAGCCTGGGAAGCACCTGTGATCATGTTCTTAACGAAGTCACGGTGGCCAGGGCAGTCTACGACTGTAAAGTAGAACTTGTCTGTGTCGAATCTCTTGTGAGCGATGTCAATTGTGATACCTCTTTCACGCTCTTCCTTAAGAGAGTCCATAACCCAGGCGAAGGCGAAGGATTCCTTACCCTTCTGCTTTGCTTCTTCTCTAAACTTATCGATGATGTGTGGAGGTACAGCTCCTGCATCGTACATTAAGCGTCCTACGAAGGTTGACTTTCCGTGGTCAATGTGACCAATTACTGCTAAATTCATGTGCGGTTTGTCTGCTGCCATTTATAAATCTCCTTTATAAGTTCTGCATGAGTTTCAATGCTATATCAAATTATAGTATATTAATATTAGGGCAGATCTCGTAATGATTAGACCTTCTCCGGTCTTCTTTCAACCATTACTTATAACTTCCCGTTTTGGACATTTATCGGGTCAGTGTAATTTGAATTTCCAGCGGCCTGGACTGTTTTCCCCATTATAGGCATACCTTGTTTTAAACCTTTCCCATTGAATTTACTCTATGAAAATTTTAGAACTCTTCTCTTTGAAGACTCCCAGATTTTCCTCTTCTGAGTGAGCAGGGAATTTTGACTTAATAATTTATGCCTTAAATAGGAAAAGCGGAATTTTTTCCGCTTACATCGAAAGGAAGTCGGAAGCTCTGGGCAACTCTTTCTTCAGGCCCTTCCTTTCCCTTATCTGGCCAACGATTTCGTTCAGGATGCTTGACGGCACAACATCAAAGCCTCCGAACTCCGTGCTCCACATGGCACGCCCTTCGGTTGCTGACCTGATCTCTCCGGCAAACCCGAACATTTCAGCCACAGGTACCCTGGACTCGATAATTGCCAGGTCTCCCTCAGTGGTCATGTTAAGGATGATACCGCGGCGGCCCTGAAGTTCCTTCGTCGCACCACCCATTGTAAGCTGGGGTACCTGGACAAAGACCTTCTGGTAAGGCTCAAGCAGACTGTCTTCTGCCATAAGCATACCTGCCTGGATTGCCTGCCTTGCTGCAGGGATAATCTGAGCCGGACCTCTGTGGATTGCGTCTTCGTGAAGCTTTGCATCTACGAGCACGCACTTTACATTTGCTACAGGTTCTCTGGTAAGCGGACCTGCCCGCA
The genomic region above belongs to Methanosarcina horonobensis HB-1 = JCM 15518 and contains:
- a CDS encoding aspartate aminotransferase family protein; translated protein: MKQKISIEKGEGIYVWDEEGKIYIDFTSGWGVTCIGHANPVITDALLDQGRKIIQNPNSGLTYSPARARLLSLLEGILPPNLTRVFFTNSGAEANDAAIKLARKVTGRPDIISTYQSFHGRTISTTSATGQAKHRDRYSPLMPNYRFVPYDNLEALKRSLDENVAAVIIEPIQGEGGVRVPSKEYLKEVDALCKKNGSLLIMDEIQTGFFRTGPAFVTGSCGVKTDFLTMAKGIAGGFPFGAFALSEAVAKKLEIGDHGGTYCGNPLGCAVSYAVIKHLMDNNISRNVEEMGGLALDRMSLWKNIYGNLIADIRGKGLLIMIEFQSEDVATNVKNECLIRGLFVTQTQGNGIRIFPALNIKKDELEKGLLIIEKAMKNI
- the rpsJ gene encoding 30S ribosomal protein S10, whose protein sequence is MQKARIRLSGISPKDLDGVCNQVKSIAERTGVNISGPVPLPTKKLVVPTRKSPSGDGTATWDHWEMRVHKRLIDIAADERALRQLMRIQVPKDINIEIVLEG
- the tuf gene encoding translation elongation factor EF-1 subunit alpha → MAADKPHMNLAVIGHIDHGKSTFVGRLMYDAGAVPPHIIDKFREEAKQKGKESFAFAWVMDSLKEERERGITIDIAHKRFDTDKFYFTVVDCPGHRDFVKNMITGASQADAAVLVVAAPDGVMAQTKEHIFLSRTLGINQLIVAVNKMDAVDYSEARYKEVVEQVSGILKMIGFKPSEIPFVPTSAFYGDNIVKHSDKTPWYKGPTMMDTLNNLKEPEKPSTLPLRIPVEDAYTISGIGTVPVGRVETGVMKKGDKVVFMPGGAGGEVKSIEMHHEEIPQAAPGDNIGWNVRGIGKNDVRRGDVCGHVDNPPKVADEFVGQIVVLQHPSAITAGYTPVFHAHTSQIACQLIALNRKLDPKTGQVKEENPTFLKAGDAAIVTIKPTKPMVIEPVKEIPQLGRFAIRDMGMTIAAGMCMSVKQK